One genomic region from Geoalkalibacter sp. encodes:
- a CDS encoding FAD-dependent oxidoreductase, with amino-acid sequence MPAQISAFNDNQQRVSTQQLLQQIYAALETGETEFEVLSSGHHNIGGPLWTQNGEPLRFRVKNPGQRVGSFGLDGTEIIVEGSAPADAGWLNAGATLTILGDGGDTTAHCAAAGRIYVAGRVGTRSGSLMKHDPAYEPPQFWVLKNTGSFSFEFMGGGIAVVCGVDCAGFDSILGDRSCVGMVGGTIYVRGPVKGLSDEVWLLDLDDADRAFLAKELPVYLDKISRAELLPELSDFSRWRKILAKTHEERSRVQHLTMREFRLREWVEGGIFGDVVTDDYAHVAGLVNAGADRLKIPHWQDKRYAAPCESSCPTSIPTQERIKLLRQGKVQEALELVLRYSPFPASVCGEVCPNLCMDACTRQYLDKPVAMKELGRLSRDAAPPLPAPDSGKKVAVIGGGPGGLSTAWQLRLRGHAVSVYEADREVGGKLRQVIPTERLPAEVLNNEIARIKNLGVAVHTGTPVDSALFETLRAEHDAVVIASGAHSPVVIPFPGHERLVKGIEFLKAINAGERPAVGERVVVLGAGNAGMDTCLGAYAMGAKKVTAIDIQRPAAYQKEIAHVEALGGEILWPFFTERIDEKGVHGKDGRLLEADTVIIAIGERPDLSYVPREWLSIKGMMEVDDCWQVTRAPGVFAIGDTIRPGLLTHAIGHGLEAAEYIDAYLRGEQPVAKKKPEIVPQECLSKELFRPQNRGRLCVIDAKNETNRCLSCGTCRDCSMCLEACPEGAIRRVEKDGGRYEYISDDHICIGCGICAGICPCGVWSMEQAV; translated from the coding sequence ATGCCTGCGCAAATATCCGCTTTCAACGACAATCAACAGCGCGTCTCCACCCAGCAGCTGCTCCAGCAGATCTACGCGGCGCTGGAAACCGGCGAAACCGAATTCGAGGTGCTCTCCTCGGGCCATCACAACATCGGCGGCCCCCTGTGGACACAAAACGGCGAGCCCCTGCGCTTTCGCGTCAAGAACCCCGGCCAGCGCGTCGGCTCCTTCGGTCTTGACGGCACGGAGATCATCGTCGAGGGCTCGGCGCCCGCCGATGCCGGCTGGCTCAACGCCGGCGCCACCCTGACCATTCTCGGCGACGGAGGCGACACCACCGCCCACTGCGCGGCGGCCGGGCGCATCTACGTCGCCGGGCGCGTCGGCACCCGCTCGGGTTCGCTGATGAAGCACGACCCGGCTTATGAGCCGCCCCAGTTCTGGGTGCTCAAGAACACCGGCTCCTTCTCCTTTGAATTCATGGGCGGCGGCATCGCCGTGGTATGCGGGGTGGACTGCGCGGGCTTCGATTCGATCCTCGGCGACCGCAGCTGCGTGGGCATGGTCGGCGGCACCATCTACGTGCGCGGCCCGGTGAAGGGTCTCTCCGACGAGGTCTGGCTGCTCGATCTCGATGACGCCGACCGCGCCTTTCTCGCAAAGGAACTGCCGGTTTATCTCGACAAGATCAGCCGCGCCGAGCTTTTGCCCGAGCTCAGCGATTTTAGCCGGTGGCGCAAGATTCTCGCTAAGACCCACGAGGAACGCAGCCGCGTGCAGCATCTGACCATGCGCGAGTTTCGCCTGCGGGAATGGGTCGAGGGCGGGATTTTCGGCGACGTCGTCACGGATGATTACGCGCATGTCGCCGGTCTGGTCAATGCCGGCGCCGATCGCCTGAAAATCCCCCACTGGCAGGACAAGCGCTACGCCGCGCCCTGCGAATCGAGCTGCCCGACCTCCATCCCCACCCAGGAGCGCATCAAGCTGTTGCGCCAGGGCAAGGTTCAGGAGGCCCTGGAACTGGTGCTGCGCTACTCGCCCTTCCCCGCCTCGGTGTGCGGCGAAGTCTGCCCCAACCTGTGCATGGACGCCTGCACCCGCCAGTACCTCGACAAGCCCGTGGCCATGAAGGAACTCGGCCGTCTCTCGCGCGACGCCGCGCCCCCCCTGCCCGCGCCCGACAGCGGCAAGAAGGTCGCGGTCATCGGCGGCGGCCCCGGCGGCCTCTCCACCGCCTGGCAGCTGCGCCTGCGCGGACACGCGGTGAGCGTCTACGAAGCCGACCGGGAAGTCGGCGGCAAGCTGCGCCAGGTCATCCCCACGGAGCGCCTGCCCGCCGAGGTTCTCAACAACGAAATCGCCCGCATCAAGAACCTCGGCGTCGCCGTGCACACCGGCACCCCCGTCGATTCGGCCCTGTTCGAGACACTGCGCGCCGAGCACGACGCGGTGGTCATCGCCAGCGGCGCGCACAGCCCGGTGGTGATTCCCTTCCCCGGTCACGAGCGGCTGGTCAAGGGCATCGAGTTTCTCAAGGCGATCAACGCCGGCGAACGCCCCGCCGTGGGCGAGCGCGTGGTGGTGCTCGGCGCCGGCAACGCCGGCATGGACACCTGTCTCGGCGCCTACGCCATGGGCGCGAAAAAGGTCACGGCCATCGACATCCAGCGTCCCGCCGCCTACCAGAAGGAAATCGCCCACGTCGAGGCCCTGGGCGGCGAAATCCTCTGGCCCTTCTTCACCGAGCGCATCGATGAAAAAGGCGTGCACGGCAAGGATGGCCGCCTGCTCGAAGCCGATACGGTGATCATCGCCATCGGCGAGCGCCCCGATCTCTCCTACGTGCCGCGCGAGTGGCTGAGCATCAAGGGCATGATGGAGGTCGACGACTGCTGGCAGGTGACCCGCGCGCCGGGCGTCTTCGCCATCGGCGACACCATCCGCCCGGGCCTGCTCACCCACGCCATCGGCCATGGCCTGGAAGCCGCCGAATACATCGACGCCTACCTGCGCGGCGAACAGCCGGTCGCCAAAAAGAAACCTGAAATCGTGCCCCAGGAATGCCTGAGCAAGGAACTGTTCCGCCCGCAGAACCGCGGCCGGCTGTGCGTCATCGATGCGAAAAACGAAACCAACCGCTGCCTCTCGTGCGGCACCTGCCGCGATTGCTCCATGTGCCTGGAGGCCTGCCCGGAAGGCGCCATCCGCCGCGTGGAAAAAGACGGCGGCCGCTACGAATACATCTCCGACGATCACATTTGCATCGGCTGCGGCATCTGCGCCGGCATCTGCCCCTGCGGGGTGTGGAGCATGGAGCAGGCGGTGTAG
- a CDS encoding histone deacetylase family protein, producing MFRIRRIYDDLRPVNREALDQVRRILREQFPALHAADIDKIPELLRNPLRHGFRAILYVAENQRNQVRGFALLSYDAELKFAFLDYISAARATTGGGIGGALYEQVREEALTLGAVGIFFECLPDDPALCRDPLILKQNQARLKFYEKYGALPIAGTAYETPLKPGDDNPPYLVFDPLGRPALPSREQARAMVRAILERRYGHLCPPGYIQMVVDSFGEDPLRLRPPRYVKRPRLPAVPSLGRTQKIALVINERHIIHHVRERGYVESPVRIRSILRELEASGLFEPMAPREYPERVLTSVHARDYVEYFKRVCRNLPEGKSVYPYVFPIRNAARPPVELAVRAGYYCIDTFTPLNRNAWLAAKGAVDCALTGADLLLEGYRLCYALVRPPGHHAERRAFGGFCYFNNAAIAAQMLSAHGPVAMLDIDYHHGNGQQMIFYERSDVLTVSIHGHPRFAYPYFSGFEDETGEGQGKGFNLNLPLPEQLSGEQFLEALHKALKRIGRFKPAFLILSLGLDTAKGDPTGTWSLSARDFERIGRAIGALKLPTLVVQEGGYRNRVIGTNARNFFVGLWQGALGG from the coding sequence ATGTTTCGCATCCGCCGCATTTACGATGATCTGCGCCCCGTCAACCGCGAGGCCCTCGACCAGGTGCGGCGGATCCTGCGCGAGCAGTTCCCCGCGCTTCATGCCGCCGATATCGACAAAATTCCAGAATTGCTGCGCAATCCCCTCAGGCACGGGTTTCGCGCCATTCTCTACGTGGCGGAGAACCAGCGCAATCAGGTGCGCGGCTTTGCTCTGCTCTCCTACGATGCGGAGCTCAAATTCGCCTTTCTCGACTACATTTCCGCCGCCCGCGCCACCACCGGCGGCGGCATCGGCGGAGCGCTCTACGAACAGGTGCGCGAGGAGGCGCTGACCCTGGGGGCGGTGGGGATTTTCTTCGAGTGCCTGCCCGACGATCCCGCCCTGTGCCGCGACCCGCTGATCCTCAAGCAGAATCAGGCACGCCTCAAATTTTACGAAAAATACGGCGCCCTGCCCATCGCCGGCACCGCCTATGAGACGCCCCTCAAACCCGGCGACGACAATCCGCCCTATCTGGTGTTCGATCCCCTCGGCCGGCCCGCGCTGCCCTCCCGCGAACAGGCCCGCGCCATGGTGCGAGCCATTCTGGAGCGCCGCTACGGCCATTTGTGCCCGCCCGGCTATATTCAGATGGTGGTCGATTCCTTCGGTGAGGATCCGCTGCGCCTGCGGCCGCCGCGCTATGTGAAAAGGCCGCGTTTGCCCGCTGTGCCGAGCCTTGGGCGCACGCAGAAGATCGCCCTGGTGATCAATGAGCGTCACATCATCCACCATGTGCGCGAGCGCGGTTACGTCGAATCGCCGGTGCGCATTCGCAGCATCCTGCGTGAACTCGAGGCGAGCGGCCTGTTTGAACCGATGGCGCCGCGCGAATACCCCGAGCGGGTGCTGACCAGCGTGCATGCCCGCGATTATGTGGAGTACTTCAAGCGCGTCTGCCGCAATCTGCCCGAGGGCAAGTCGGTCTACCCCTATGTTTTCCCGATCCGCAACGCGGCGCGGCCCCCGGTGGAACTCGCGGTGCGGGCCGGCTATTACTGCATCGACACCTTCACGCCCCTCAATCGCAACGCCTGGCTGGCGGCCAAGGGCGCCGTCGACTGCGCCCTGACCGGCGCCGATCTGCTGCTTGAAGGCTATCGCCTCTGCTACGCGTTGGTGCGCCCGCCCGGCCATCATGCCGAGCGGCGGGCCTTCGGCGGCTTCTGCTATTTCAACAATGCCGCCATTGCCGCGCAGATGCTCAGCGCCCACGGTCCGGTGGCGATGCTCGACATCGACTACCACCACGGCAACGGCCAGCAGATGATTTTTTACGAACGCAGCGACGTGCTCACGGTCTCCATTCACGGGCACCCGCGCTTTGCCTATCCCTATTTCAGCGGATTCGAAGACGAAACGGGCGAGGGGCAAGGCAAGGGCTTCAACCTCAATCTGCCCCTGCCCGAACAGCTGAGCGGCGAACAATTTCTCGAAGCGCTGCACAAGGCCCTCAAGCGCATCGGACGCTTTAAGCCGGCGTTTCTCATCCTCAGTCTCGGCCTCGATACGGCCAAGGGCGATCCCACCGGCACCTGGAGTCTCAGCGCACGCGATTTCGAACGCATCGGCCGCGCGATCGGCGCTCTCAAGCTGCCGACATTGGTGGTGCAGGAGGGCGGCTATCGCAATCGGGTGATCGGGACCAACGCGCGCAATTTCTTCGTGGGGTTGTGGCAGGGTGCGTTGGGCGGTTGA
- a CDS encoding class II glutamine amidotransferase, translating to MCRIGAIKSSDYVHPSQALLLMQSQQKGHDNSGFAMVMHDLGGIFKNYKHLPTLSLACTDEGLKLAEDILHEAGFSRVLQWVPETFHRPGLDINAMPNYVFETFNYPKQFRNASPKEKEDLLLDMRLQLRFALEEGDQGYVYSFWPDVVTLKEIGDPRDIGTYFNLWQPDDHFTAKVITAQCRQNTNYDIVRYAAHPFFLQGYTALANGENTFYLKNKEFQRKLHRGYIGFESDSQCFLYTLHYVHRELGWPLPYYKHVITPLPFEEVERREDRDELLAIRQSLTHLEINGPNTIIGVLPDNTLFTCCDAKKLRPVVVGRSDKMVVISSEVCGINEILPERDWQEDIYPNEREIVMIGQDLEVQRWRQ from the coding sequence ATGTGTCGCATCGGCGCCATCAAAAGCAGCGACTACGTTCATCCCAGCCAGGCTTTGCTGCTCATGCAGTCGCAGCAGAAAGGCCATGACAATTCGGGCTTCGCCATGGTCATGCACGACCTGGGCGGCATCTTCAAAAACTACAAGCACCTGCCGACCCTGTCCCTGGCCTGCACCGACGAAGGTCTCAAGCTGGCCGAGGACATCCTCCACGAGGCGGGCTTCAGCCGCGTGCTGCAATGGGTGCCGGAGACCTTTCACCGCCCGGGGCTCGACATCAATGCCATGCCCAACTACGTCTTCGAGACCTTCAACTATCCCAAGCAATTCCGCAACGCCTCGCCAAAGGAAAAGGAAGACCTGCTCCTCGACATGCGCCTGCAATTGCGTTTTGCCCTGGAGGAAGGCGATCAGGGCTATGTCTACTCCTTCTGGCCCGACGTGGTGACCCTCAAGGAGATCGGCGATCCGCGCGACATCGGCACCTACTTCAACCTCTGGCAGCCCGACGACCACTTCACCGCCAAGGTGATCACCGCCCAGTGCCGGCAGAACACCAACTACGACATCGTGCGCTACGCCGCCCATCCCTTTTTCCTGCAGGGCTACACGGCGCTCGCCAACGGCGAGAACACCTTCTATCTCAAGAACAAGGAGTTCCAGCGCAAGCTGCATCGCGGCTATATCGGCTTTGAGTCCGACAGCCAATGCTTTCTCTACACCCTGCACTACGTGCATCGCGAACTGGGCTGGCCCCTGCCCTATTACAAGCACGTGATCACGCCGCTGCCCTTCGAGGAAGTGGAGCGCCGCGAGGACCGCGACGAGTTGCTCGCCATCCGCCAATCCCTGACTCACCTGGAGATCAACGGCCCCAACACCATCATCGGCGTGCTGCCCGACAACACCCTGTTCACCTGCTGCGACGCCAAGAAGCTGCGCCCCGTGGTGGTGGGCCGCTCGGACAAGATGGTGGTCATCTCCTCGGAGGTGTGCGGCATCAACGAAATCCTGCCCGAGCGCGACTGGCAGGAAGACATCTACCCCAACGAGCGCGAGATCGTGATGATCGGCCAGGATCTGGAGGTGCAGCGATGGAGACAATGA
- a CDS encoding branched-chain amino acid aminotransferase: MDLSILPLTQPKARPRDENTLAFGKTFSDRMFVMEYTAGRGWHSARIQPYGPFSLDPAAAVLHYAQEIFEGLKAFRRQDGGIVLFRPKDNIQRFNRSAERMCMPRVDEAFFLRALKELVRLEADWVPRSEGTSLYIRPTMIATDPYLGVRPSDTYLCYVILSPVAAYYKGGFSPVKIWIADEFVRSAPGGTGEAKTGGNYAASLRASMEAAKLGFDQVLWLDAVHRKYVEEVGSMNICFYLDGKVVTSPLKGTILDGITRRSVLTLIRDLGIEVEERALSVDEILEGAASGRLREAFGTGTAAVVSPVGQFTYRGRNVQVGDGQVGELTLKLYDTLTGIQYGRLPDTHGWIETV; the protein is encoded by the coding sequence ATGGACCTGTCGATTCTGCCCCTCACCCAACCCAAGGCACGCCCTCGGGATGAAAACACCCTGGCCTTCGGCAAGACCTTCAGCGATCGCATGTTCGTCATGGAATACACCGCCGGGCGCGGCTGGCATTCGGCGCGTATCCAGCCCTACGGCCCTTTCTCCCTCGATCCGGCGGCGGCCGTGCTGCATTATGCCCAGGAAATTTTCGAGGGCCTCAAGGCCTTTCGCCGCCAGGACGGCGGCATCGTCCTGTTTCGCCCGAAGGACAACATCCAGCGCTTCAACCGCAGCGCCGAGCGCATGTGCATGCCGCGGGTCGACGAGGCCTTCTTCCTGCGCGCCCTCAAGGAGCTGGTGCGCCTGGAAGCCGACTGGGTGCCGCGCAGCGAGGGCACCAGCCTCTACATCCGCCCGACCATGATCGCCACCGACCCCTATCTGGGCGTGCGCCCTTCGGATACCTACCTGTGCTACGTGATTCTTTCGCCGGTGGCCGCTTACTACAAGGGCGGCTTCAGCCCGGTCAAGATCTGGATCGCCGATGAGTTCGTGCGCTCCGCTCCGGGAGGCACCGGCGAGGCCAAGACCGGCGGCAACTACGCCGCCAGCCTGCGCGCCTCCATGGAAGCGGCCAAGCTCGGCTTCGACCAGGTGCTCTGGCTTGACGCGGTGCATCGCAAGTACGTCGAGGAAGTGGGCAGCATGAACATCTGCTTTTACCTCGACGGCAAGGTGGTGACCTCGCCCCTCAAGGGAACGATTCTCGACGGCATCACGCGCCGCTCGGTGCTGACCCTGATTCGCGATCTGGGCATCGAGGTCGAGGAACGCGCCCTGTCCGTCGACGAGATCCTGGAAGGCGCGGCCTCGGGTCGCCTCCGCGAAGCCTTCGGCACGGGCACCGCGGCGGTGGTCTCGCCGGTGGGTCAGTTCACCTATCGCGGCCGCAATGTTCAGGTGGGCGACGGGCAGGTGGGCGAACTGACCCTGAAGCTCTACGATACCCTCACCGGCATCCAGTACGGGCGCCTGCCCGATACCCACGGCTGGATCGAGACGGTTTAA
- a CDS encoding glutamate synthase-related protein, which produces METMKIHDVTANDLPWKIRYDASRCTLCGSCTAACSFRAIAPKVERRRLVWSESEYPEPKSRYSAVPVIRQVKSIKNYCRGCGICEKVCPNDAIGPVRNLDTRHPIVTRCLAGDSIKRGGRKNLEATVRTLDKLRVGRISQMTDPSLDAQRHTFDMLAPFGRILPPGKLPFKVGADGRLEKDGQAPPVHWIYPVVIGDMSIGALSWRMWEGVAMATAYLNEQCGLPVRMCSGEGGVPVRLLKSRFLKYMILQIASGHFGWNRIVKAMPEMIEDPAGVLIKIGQGAKPGDGGLLQSQKVAPHIQAIRGVPKADLLSPPNHQGLYSIEESVQKMFLSFNAAFKFRVPVAIKVAASATSVSVFNNLVRDPYNIVGGFFLDGIDGGTGAAHEVSLDHTGHPIVSKLRDCYLAATTQGRQGQIPLWAAGGLGKTGDLAADAFKMICLGANGVFTGKLILQMAGCVGNDMGRCNACNTGLCPAGITTQEPALAHRLDPEKVAQNIVNYFLAMDQELKKLMAPIGNSSLPVGRSDALVSTDKAVAERLQIQYVC; this is translated from the coding sequence ATGGAGACAATGAAAATTCACGACGTCACGGCCAACGACCTGCCGTGGAAGATCCGCTACGACGCGAGTCGTTGCACCCTGTGCGGCTCGTGCACGGCGGCCTGCTCCTTTCGGGCCATCGCGCCCAAGGTCGAACGGCGCCGCCTGGTGTGGTCGGAGAGCGAATACCCCGAGCCGAAAAGCCGCTATTCGGCGGTGCCGGTGATCCGCCAGGTCAAATCCATCAAGAACTACTGCCGCGGCTGCGGCATCTGCGAGAAGGTGTGCCCCAACGACGCCATCGGCCCGGTGCGCAATCTCGACACCCGCCACCCCATCGTCACCCGCTGCCTGGCGGGAGACTCCATCAAGCGCGGCGGGCGCAAGAATCTCGAAGCCACCGTGCGCACCCTCGACAAGCTGCGCGTCGGGCGCATCTCGCAGATGACCGATCCTTCGCTGGATGCCCAGCGCCACACCTTCGACATGCTTGCGCCCTTCGGCCGCATTCTGCCGCCGGGCAAATTGCCGTTCAAGGTCGGCGCCGACGGTCGCCTGGAAAAAGACGGGCAGGCCCCTCCGGTGCATTGGATCTATCCGGTGGTCATCGGCGACATGTCCATCGGGGCGCTCTCCTGGCGCATGTGGGAGGGCGTGGCCATGGCCACCGCCTACCTCAACGAACAGTGCGGCCTGCCGGTGCGCATGTGCTCGGGCGAGGGCGGGGTGCCGGTGCGCCTGCTCAAGAGCCGCTTTCTCAAGTACATGATCCTGCAGATCGCCTCGGGGCACTTCGGCTGGAACCGCATCGTCAAGGCCATGCCCGAGATGATTGAGGATCCGGCGGGGGTCTTGATCAAGATCGGCCAGGGCGCCAAGCCCGGCGACGGCGGCCTGCTTCAATCGCAGAAGGTCGCCCCGCACATCCAGGCGATCCGCGGCGTGCCCAAGGCCGATCTGCTCTCGCCGCCCAATCATCAGGGTCTCTATTCCATCGAGGAGAGCGTGCAGAAGATGTTTCTCTCCTTCAACGCCGCCTTCAAGTTCCGCGTGCCCGTGGCCATCAAGGTGGCGGCCTCGGCGACCAGCGTATCGGTTTTCAACAACCTGGTGCGCGATCCCTACAACATCGTCGGCGGCTTCTTTCTCGACGGCATCGACGGCGGCACCGGCGCGGCCCACGAAGTGAGCCTCGACCACACCGGCCATCCCATCGTCAGTAAGCTGCGCGACTGCTACCTGGCGGCCACCACCCAGGGACGCCAGGGCCAGATTCCCCTGTGGGCGGCCGGGGGCCTCGGCAAGACCGGCGATCTGGCGGCCGATGCCTTCAAGATGATCTGCCTGGGCGCCAACGGCGTGTTCACCGGCAAGCTGATTCTGCAGATGGCCGGGTGCGTGGGCAACGACATGGGGCGCTGCAACGCCTGCAACACCGGCCTGTGCCCGGCGGGCATCACCACCCAGGAGCCCGCCCTGGCCCACCGCCTCGACCCGGAGAAGGTGGCGCAGAACATCGTCAACTACTTTCTCGCCATGGATCAGGAACTCAAGAAGCTCATGGCCCCCATCGGCAACTCGTCGCTGCCCGTGGGCCGCTCCGACGCCCTGGTGTCCACGGACAAGGCCGTCGCCGAGCGCTTGCAGATCCAGTACGTGTGTTGA
- a CDS encoding GNAT family N-acetyltransferase translates to MREGRRSMNITLAQAADIPALCALLNLLFTQEADFSPDAEAQRRGLALILDDPAVGEILVARRDGRVLGMVSLLYSVSTALGARVAWLEDMIVHPEARDAGVGAALLRRALALARERGCKRITLLTDRDNDAAQRFYRRQGFRPSAMVPLRLLLADEV, encoded by the coding sequence TTGAGGGAAGGCAGAAGATCCATGAACATCACCCTCGCCCAGGCGGCGGATATTCCCGCGTTGTGCGCGTTGCTGAACCTGCTCTTCACCCAGGAGGCGGATTTTTCACCTGATGCCGAGGCACAGCGGCGCGGCCTGGCGCTGATTCTTGACGATCCGGCGGTCGGCGAGATCCTCGTCGCGCGGCGCGACGGCCGGGTGCTGGGCATGGTCAGTCTGCTCTACAGCGTCTCCACCGCCCTTGGCGCCCGCGTCGCCTGGCTGGAGGATATGATCGTGCATCCCGAGGCGCGCGATGCCGGAGTGGGCGCGGCGTTGCTCAGGCGGGCCCTGGCGTTGGCGCGCGAGCGGGGTTGCAAGCGCATCACCCTGTTGACGGATCGCGACAACGACGCGGCGCAGCGCTTTTATCGCCGACAGGGGTTTAGGCCGTCGGCCATGGTGCCGTTGCGGTTGCTGCTGGCGGATGAGGTTTGA
- a CDS encoding RNA recognition motif domain-containing protein translates to MKPKTDVKEIFVTDIALEASEDDLRKLFSVCGTVRSIHRVNDPQGQFKGVAFVRMANDAQTRDAIQNLDGTRLLNRCIRVRPARAKNESKSPSERPAPKNTRRAGSDKPNKRTR, encoded by the coding sequence GTGAAACCAAAAACCGATGTCAAAGAGATTTTTGTCACCGATATCGCCCTTGAGGCGAGCGAGGACGACCTTCGCAAACTGTTCTCCGTATGCGGCACCGTGCGCAGCATTCACAGGGTGAACGATCCGCAAGGGCAATTCAAGGGCGTCGCCTTCGTGCGCATGGCCAATGATGCCCAGACCCGAGACGCAATCCAAAACCTCGACGGCACCCGCCTGCTCAACCGCTGCATCCGGGTCCGGCCCGCTCGCGCCAAAAACGAGTCGAAATCGCCCTCGGAGCGCCCCGCGCCAAAAAACACGCGACGCGCAGGTTCGGACAAACCGAACAAGAGAACGCGTTAG
- a CDS encoding sensor histidine kinase, protein MRDPRVVMEQEKKERRLRENAGDRLYFLECMDRVNRIIHQSDDVEQMLWTVLEDVRGIFACDRVWLSYPCDPRAATYRIPVEVTDTKYPGAHALDLDLPMNPGAELICAKALAALGAVVFDADSDPPLAPELIAQFGVQSQLLMAIYPRVGRPWLFGMHQCSHRRNWTSLEQRIFEGLARRIGEGLSTLLLVRNLRESQERFDLAVTGSRDGLWDWPDTRKEDVWWSPRTYELYGFAPGEIQPTLGLFLQQVHPQDAARIRARLDKHLRQAEQPIDEQFRIVCKGGAQRWVRLRGQSLLDDAGRVRRISGSLQDLTEEKRIEEELRRYREHLEELVGERTEELKRINAELELANQELEAFAYSVSHDLRTPLAPIMGFAELLQVRYGEILDSRARGMLGDIQAQGERMIRLIEDLLNLARIAHVKEPAGLISTGEVFAEVVRELGQEFPDAPRRVLLQSFLPAVRMHRAHLFQLFSNLIGNALRYAGDDSGPIEVRVGHQAGRLRFAVSDHGLGIPAEDHARVFNAFYRGAAGKDIRGSGVGLAIVAKIARHYGGSAWLADTPGGGCTFVVEIKDDSDPARDHEG, encoded by the coding sequence ATGCGAGATCCGAGAGTTGTCATGGAGCAGGAAAAAAAAGAGCGGCGCTTGCGGGAAAACGCGGGGGACCGGCTGTATTTTCTCGAATGCATGGATCGGGTCAACCGGATCATTCATCAGTCCGATGATGTCGAACAGATGCTGTGGACGGTGCTGGAAGACGTGCGGGGCATCTTTGCCTGCGACCGCGTCTGGCTGTCCTACCCCTGCGATCCCCGGGCCGCGACCTATCGCATTCCCGTGGAGGTGACCGACACGAAGTATCCAGGCGCCCATGCCCTCGATCTCGACCTGCCCATGAATCCGGGCGCCGAGTTGATCTGCGCCAAGGCCCTGGCCGCGCTGGGCGCGGTGGTTTTCGACGCAGACAGCGATCCGCCTTTGGCTCCCGAGTTGATCGCGCAGTTCGGCGTGCAATCCCAGCTGCTCATGGCCATCTATCCGCGCGTCGGCCGTCCCTGGCTGTTCGGCATGCACCAGTGTTCCCATCGCAGAAACTGGACGTCCCTGGAGCAGCGGATTTTCGAGGGGTTGGCGCGACGCATCGGCGAGGGGCTCAGTACTCTGCTGCTGGTGCGCAACCTGCGCGAGAGCCAGGAGCGCTTCGATCTGGCCGTGACGGGTTCGCGCGACGGGCTTTGGGACTGGCCCGATACGCGCAAGGAGGACGTCTGGTGGTCGCCGCGCACCTATGAGCTCTACGGTTTTGCCCCCGGAGAGATCCAGCCCACCCTCGGCCTGTTTCTTCAGCAGGTGCATCCGCAGGATGCGGCGAGGATTCGCGCGCGCCTCGATAAGCACCTGCGGCAGGCCGAACAGCCCATCGACGAGCAATTCCGCATTGTATGCAAGGGCGGCGCGCAGCGCTGGGTGCGCTTGCGGGGCCAGTCCCTTCTCGATGACGCAGGGCGGGTGCGGCGTATCTCGGGTTCCCTGCAGGATCTCACGGAGGAAAAACGCATCGAGGAGGAACTGCGTCGCTACCGCGAGCATCTGGAGGAGTTGGTCGGCGAGCGCACCGAGGAGCTCAAGAGAATCAACGCCGAACTGGAACTCGCCAATCAGGAACTTGAGGCTTTCGCCTATTCCGTGTCCCATGATCTGCGCACGCCCCTGGCTCCCATCATGGGGTTCGCCGAACTGCTTCAGGTCCGCTACGGCGAGATTCTCGACAGCCGCGCCCGCGGCATGCTCGGCGACATCCAGGCGCAGGGTGAAAGGATGATCCGCCTCATCGAGGATCTGCTCAATCTGGCGCGCATCGCCCATGTCAAGGAACCCGCGGGGCTGATTTCGACCGGCGAGGTGTTCGCCGAGGTGGTGCGGGAGCTCGGCCAGGAATTTCCCGATGCGCCGCGCCGGGTGCTGCTGCAAAGCTTTCTGCCCGCCGTGCGCATGCATCGCGCCCATCTCTTTCAGCTCTTTTCCAATCTCATCGGCAACGCCCTGCGCTACGCGGGCGACGATTCGGGGCCCATCGAGGTCAGGGTCGGGCACCAGGCCGGGCGGTTGCGGTTCGCGGTGAGCGACCATGGCCTCGGCATCCCCGCCGAGGATCACGCACGGGTGTTCAACGCCTTTTATCGCGGAGCGGCGGGCAAGGACATTCGGGGCAGCGGCGTCGGACTGGCCATCGTCGCCAAGATCGCGCGGCATTACGGCGGCTCGGCCTGGTTGGCAGACACTCCGGGCGGCGGCTGCACCTTTGTCGTCGAGATCAAAGACGACTCTGATCCGGCTCGAGATCACGAAGGCTGA